Proteins encoded within one genomic window of Trichoderma asperellum chromosome 2, complete sequence:
- a CDS encoding uncharacterized protein (EggNog:ENOG41~SECRETED:SignalP(1-22)) → MKSFVSTLYITLLTTSILTVTALDGQTCFEVCNKPAIEEQCPSATVECTCKNEEFISLLYMCIQRTCEESLNEAEAIHTNMCNESQSL, encoded by the exons ATGAAAAGCTTCGTCTCCACTTTGTATATCACTCTGCTTACCACATCCATTCTCACCGTCACCGCCCTCGACGGGCAGACATGTTTTGAAGTCTGCAATAAGCCGGCTATCGAAGAGCAGTGCCCCAGTGCAACCGTCGAATGCACTTGCAAAAATGAAGAATTTATATCTCTGCTCTACATGTGCATCCAGCGAACATGTGAAGAGTCGCTCA ATGAAGCAGAGGCTATACATACCAACATGTGTAATGAGAGCCAGAGCCTCTAA
- a CDS encoding uncharacterized protein (EggNog:ENOG41), which translates to MDLPQPHDAEGRVPPPPHSSSASLSPPSKRRRTTTNTGDCCRTCRLRKVKCTGNPGNGPCSNCSRLELTCSFAASPGASEEERVSRTTPSHSHTEAGTLRKRAQRACSQCHTHKTKCSGDLPKCKRCEAANLVCEYTPTRRRFTNVRFHSPKAEDQAPSALQPLKSEENTAISPASSSSTSIPTYLLESANLQAEDLLLRRDVILTHLDAYFDFLYMVPSLGFLHPEVTYRDVQENRFPPAQAAAVCSVASFFVNPGPAGREFGRKCSQQVEMHISRNIDKFSENALFLFALNILFHILAGSHAKVWQCFGVASRLMIGLQLNWDVSSNHSTFIQQECLRRIAWQLFSLDRLLAGGYDEYIACRADYMKIRLPCNEAAFRENRPVVAERLHDKPSRCSPALGLHGIQILLVDLRHRIQVATKKLAAPSGSAMATLEPSKVMADIAALQSELTRFHVSIHDELRLTDQSMARYAASNQWRGYCFFHTHMAVSHIDLYRFSLPGPRTPASIEILRKLPPDFIARCQKQAVAHAMSLARFLDAIKIETDKMPNPGNPKLVGDYSVAHMATQCIRVLLIALQYNLYENLSDTTAPTWRGAETSEAQIKSLIDTIMEITEAWAEIFDMAKQAHECNKMMVEDFYKNGRILDRGNAVVIAGKEPTEDKFLFGSDVLIERLNIPDVKDEQRTRAANMPVSDWWMGPPTPKQSSSKSSSPVTIPYHNSEVGLDHDYGPPGLPMFLAQARNVSMGVCDIYDAETAAGMQPPEMMAMMPNNYQMVQTEVISGGGGMPMLRIEDAMPGQAIYRQDIAPMQQQSYLPSHQGILMNGYVPPPYPGSHTNTSAYTQQNGFS; encoded by the exons ATGGATCTACCGCAGCCACACGACGCGGAAGGCCGtgtgccgccgccgccgcacaGCTCTTCCGCATCATTGTCTCCTCCAAGTAAACGCCGACGAACTACGACAAATACCGGTGACTGTTGTCGCACATGTCGGTTACGCAAG gtTAAATGCACTGGCAATCCTGGGAATGGACCATGTAGCAACTGTTCCAGATTAGAGCTCACTTGCAGCTTTGCCGCATCTCCTGGTGCTTCCGAAGAAG AGAGGGTCTCCCGAACGACACCATCACACAGCCATACCGAGGCAGGTACGCTACGGAAGAGAGCGCAAAGGGCCTGCAGTCAGTGTCATACGCACAAAACCAAATGCTCTGGAGACCTGCCCAAGTGTAAGCGATGTGAGGCTGCGAATCTGGTCTGCGAGTATACCCCGACCAGGCGGCGGTTTACCAACGTTCGGTTCCACAGCCCAAAGGCAGAGGACCAGGCTCCTTCTGCCTTGCAGCCTCTCAAATCGGAGGAAAATACAGCCATCAGTCCCGcaagtagtagcagtaccaGCATTCCCACTTATCTCCTCGAATCGGCAAATCTTCAGGCCGA AGACCTGCTACTCAGAAGAGACGTTATTCTTACACACCTAGATGCATACTTCGACTTCTTATATATGGTACCGAGTTTAGGATTTTTACATCCAGAGGTCACCTATCGAGATGTTCAG GAAAATAGATTCCCCCCAGCTCAAGCAGCCGCCGTATGCTCCGTTGCTAGCTTCTTCGTAAATCCTGGTCCCGCCGGTCGGGAGTTTGGAAGAAAATGCAGCCAGCAGGTCGAAATGCATATTTCCCGTAACATCGACAAGTTCTCAGAAAACGCCCTCTTTCTATTCGCACTAAACATCCTTTTCCACATTCTCGCAGGCTCTCACGCGAAAGTTTGGCAATGTTTTGGCGTGGCTTCTAGGCTCATGATTGGCTTGCAGTTAAATTGGGATGTTTCGTCGAATCATTCGACATTTATCCAGCAGGAATGTCTTCGAAGGATCGCATGGCAGCTTTTCAGCCTTGATCGCCTGCTGGCGGGCGGTTACGACGAGTATATCGCTTGCCGAGCTGACTATATGAAGATAAGACTGCCTTGCAACGAGGCAGCTTTTAGGGAGAACCGGCCAGTCGTTGCAGAGAGATTACATGACAAGCCTTCCCGCTGTTCGCCCGCCCTTGGTCTGCACGGTATTCAAATCCTTCTTGTCGACCTTCGCCACCGGATACAAGT AGCTACGAAAAAGCTAGCTGCACCTTCTGGATCAGCCATGGCAACCCTCGAGCCGTCAAAGGTTATGGCGGATATTGCCGCATTACAGAGCGAACTGACGAGATTTCACGTTTCCATACATGATGAACTACGACTGACTGATCAGAGCATGGCTCGATATGCGGCCTCGAACCAATGGAGAGGATATTGCTTCTTCCACACGCACATGGCCGTGAGCCACATTGATCTCTATCGATTCTCTTTGCCAGGTCCGCGAACTCCAGCCTCGATCGAGATTCTACGAAAACTCCCACCAGATTTTATCGCCCGGTGTCAAAAGCAAGCCGTCGCCCACGCCATGAGTCTAGCCCGGTTTTTAGATGCGATTAAGATCGAAACAGACAAGATGCCGAATCCTGGCAATCCTAAGCTTGTTGGCGACTACTCAGTTGCGCACATGGCTACTCAATGTATTCGAGTCTTGCTCATCGCTTTGCAATACAACTTGTATGAAAACTTAAGCGACACTACGGCGCCAACTTGGCGAGGCGCCGAGACTAGCGAAGCGCAGATCAAATCGTTGATCGATACTATCATGGAAATTACCGAAGCGTGGGCCGAAATATTTGATATGGCTAAACAAGCT CATGAGTGCAACAAAATGATGGTAGaagacttttataaaaatggGAGGATACTCGATCGAGGTAATGCAGTCGTGATTGCCGGGAAGGAGCCTACCGAGGACAAATTCCTATTTGGATCCGATGTTCTTATTGAGCGACTGAACATCCCTGACGTGAAGGATGAACAAAGGACCCGAGCCGCGAACATGCCCGTATCCGACTGGTGGATGGGACCACCAACTCCAAAGCAATCGTCATCGAAAAGTTCATCCCCAGTAACGATCCCGTACCATAATTCGGAAGTGGGCCTTGATCATGACTATGGACCGCCCGGCCTACCCATGTTTCTCGCCCAGGCGCGCAATGTATCAATGGGCGTCTGCGATATATACGACGCCGAGACGGCAGCCGGCATGCAGCCACCAGAGATGATGGCAATGATGCCTAACAATTACCAGATGGTACAAACAGAAGTTATAAGCGGAGGCGGCGGAATGCCCATGCTACGTATTGAAGATGCTATGCCCGGCCAAGCCATATATCGACAGGATATCGCGCCTATGCAACAGCAGTCTTATCTTCCATCACATCAGGGGATACTGATGAACGGATACGTACCGCCGCCGTATCCTGGAAGCCATACCAATACGTCCGCGTACACACAACAGAACGGTTTCAGTTAA
- a CDS encoding uncharacterized protein (EggNog:ENOG41), producing the protein MVPSLGFLHPEVTYRDVQENRFPPAQAAAVCSVASFFVNPGPAGREFGRKCSQQVEMHISRNIDKFSENALFLFALNILFHILAGSHAKVWQCFGVASRLMIGLQLNWDVSSNHSTFIQQECLRRIAWQLFSLDRLLAGGYDEYIACRADYMKIRLPCNEAAFRENRPVVAERLHDKPSRCSPALGLHGIQILLVDLRHRIQVATKKLAAPSGSAMATLEPSKVMADIAALQSELTRFHVSIHDELRLTDQSMARYAASNQWRGYCFFHTHMAVSHIDLYRFSLPGPRTPASIEILRKLPPDFIARCQKQAVAHAMSLARFLDAIKIETDKMPNPGNPKLVGDYSVAHMATQCIRVLLIALQYNLYENLSDTTAPTWRGAETSEAQIKSLIDTIMEITEAWAEIFDMAKQAHECNKMMVEDFYKNGRILDRGNAVVIAGKEPTEDKFLFGSDVLIERLNIPDVKDEQRTRAANMPVSDWWMGPPTPKQSSSKSSSPVTIPYHNSEVGLDHDYGPPGLPMFLAQARNVSMGVCDIYDAETAAGMQPPEMMAMMPNNYQMVQTEVISGGGGMPMLRIEDAMPGQAIYRQDIAPMQQQSYLPSHQGILMNGYVPPPYPGSHTNTSAYTQQNGFS; encoded by the exons ATGGTACCGAGTTTAGGATTTTTACATCCAGAGGTCACCTATCGAGATGTTCAG GAAAATAGATTCCCCCCAGCTCAAGCAGCCGCCGTATGCTCCGTTGCTAGCTTCTTCGTAAATCCTGGTCCCGCCGGTCGGGAGTTTGGAAGAAAATGCAGCCAGCAGGTCGAAATGCATATTTCCCGTAACATCGACAAGTTCTCAGAAAACGCCCTCTTTCTATTCGCACTAAACATCCTTTTCCACATTCTCGCAGGCTCTCACGCGAAAGTTTGGCAATGTTTTGGCGTGGCTTCTAGGCTCATGATTGGCTTGCAGTTAAATTGGGATGTTTCGTCGAATCATTCGACATTTATCCAGCAGGAATGTCTTCGAAGGATCGCATGGCAGCTTTTCAGCCTTGATCGCCTGCTGGCGGGCGGTTACGACGAGTATATCGCTTGCCGAGCTGACTATATGAAGATAAGACTGCCTTGCAACGAGGCAGCTTTTAGGGAGAACCGGCCAGTCGTTGCAGAGAGATTACATGACAAGCCTTCCCGCTGTTCGCCCGCCCTTGGTCTGCACGGTATTCAAATCCTTCTTGTCGACCTTCGCCACCGGATACAAGT AGCTACGAAAAAGCTAGCTGCACCTTCTGGATCAGCCATGGCAACCCTCGAGCCGTCAAAGGTTATGGCGGATATTGCCGCATTACAGAGCGAACTGACGAGATTTCACGTTTCCATACATGATGAACTACGACTGACTGATCAGAGCATGGCTCGATATGCGGCCTCGAACCAATGGAGAGGATATTGCTTCTTCCACACGCACATGGCCGTGAGCCACATTGATCTCTATCGATTCTCTTTGCCAGGTCCGCGAACTCCAGCCTCGATCGAGATTCTACGAAAACTCCCACCAGATTTTATCGCCCGGTGTCAAAAGCAAGCCGTCGCCCACGCCATGAGTCTAGCCCGGTTTTTAGATGCGATTAAGATCGAAACAGACAAGATGCCGAATCCTGGCAATCCTAAGCTTGTTGGCGACTACTCAGTTGCGCACATGGCTACTCAATGTATTCGAGTCTTGCTCATCGCTTTGCAATACAACTTGTATGAAAACTTAAGCGACACTACGGCGCCAACTTGGCGAGGCGCCGAGACTAGCGAAGCGCAGATCAAATCGTTGATCGATACTATCATGGAAATTACCGAAGCGTGGGCCGAAATATTTGATATGGCTAAACAAGCT CATGAGTGCAACAAAATGATGGTAGaagacttttataaaaatggGAGGATACTCGATCGAGGTAATGCAGTCGTGATTGCCGGGAAGGAGCCTACCGAGGACAAATTCCTATTTGGATCCGATGTTCTTATTGAGCGACTGAACATCCCTGACGTGAAGGATGAACAAAGGACCCGAGCCGCGAACATGCCCGTATCCGACTGGTGGATGGGACCACCAACTCCAAAGCAATCGTCATCGAAAAGTTCATCCCCAGTAACGATCCCGTACCATAATTCGGAAGTGGGCCTTGATCATGACTATGGACCGCCCGGCCTACCCATGTTTCTCGCCCAGGCGCGCAATGTATCAATGGGCGTCTGCGATATATACGACGCCGAGACGGCAGCCGGCATGCAGCCACCAGAGATGATGGCAATGATGCCTAACAATTACCAGATGGTACAAACAGAAGTTATAAGCGGAGGCGGCGGAATGCCCATGCTACGTATTGAAGATGCTATGCCCGGCCAAGCCATATATCGACAGGATATCGCGCCTATGCAACAGCAGTCTTATCTTCCATCACATCAGGGGATACTGATGAACGGATACGTACCGCCGCCGTATCCTGGAAGCCATACCAATACGTCCGCGTACACACAACAGAACGGTTTCAGTTAA
- a CDS encoding uncharacterized protein (EggNog:ENOG41~TransMembrane:1 (o57-81i)) yields MPSLAHLRRAVEETPRTHFNVARTVSQIYNKIRPAGQIGPLKVFARSDDSDNGSDTVLNALLAVLGVAFLILILVSILLVLRRIRRKRQQQSQEPALPSYNDVKNHRGLTIETTHNGRSSVLFISRDGQPMLRTPSSPPHSPDNVPEIHITFPDEQDEQGRRKSGRVVVVRVGENATVGLEPMHDEELPAYEKEAGGQFYSVDMNQIGGLKEKDHSYFDHY; encoded by the coding sequence ATGCCCTCACTCGCCCATTTGCGACGAGCAGTCGAGGAGACGCCCCGGACTCACTTCAATGTGGCCCGTACAGTCTCTCAAATCTACAACAAGATCCGCCCTGCAGGACAGATTGGCCCTCTCAAGGTCTTCGCTCGAAGCGACGACTCTGACAATGGCTCCGACACGGTTCTCAACGCCCTGTTAGCCGTGCTCGGCGTCGCCTTCCTTATTCTCATTCTTGTATCTATTCTGCTTGTGCTTCGCCGCATCCGCCgcaagcggcagcagcagagccaggAGCCTGCTTTACCCTCCTACAACGACGTCAAGAACCACCGAGGCCTTACCATCGAGACCACGCATAACGGTCGCTCCAGCGTGCTCTTCATCAGCCGTGATGGCCAGCCTATGCTGCGCACTCCCAGCTCACCACCTCACTCTCCCGATAACGTCCCCGAGATTCACATTACTTTCCCTGATGAGCAAGACGAGCAAGGTCGCCGAAAGAGCGGCCGGGTTGTCGTTGTCCGTGTTGGCGAAAACGCAACGGTCGGCCTCGAGCCCATGCATGACGAAGAGCTGCCCGCCTACGAGAAGGAGGCTGGCGGCCAGTTCTACTCTGTCGATATGAACCAGATTGGTGGCCTTAAGGAGAAGGACCATTCCTACTTCGATCACTACTGA